The following proteins are co-located in the Komagataeibacter sp. FNDCF1 genome:
- the metH gene encoding methionine synthase, which produces MTTRPHLLDALRDQVLLCDGGMGSRVQLLDLEVERDYWGQENCTEILNLSRPELVREIHRGYFEAGADMVETNSFGGSPITLAEFGLADRAREINRTAGHLAREAAETFADGRHRYVVGSIGPGTKLPSLGNIDYDTLEAGLAEQCRGLIEGGVDCFLIETCQDTLQIKAAVNGAKIARAEMGVDTPIFVQVTVETTGTLLVGPDIAAAATVINALDVPLMGLNCATGPQEMAEHVRWLSENWPGLLSVQPNAGLPELVNGTTHYPLTPAEMASWVERFITEDGLNLIGGCCGTSTPHTQALDQMLRKRAEGTGRIRPAPVPRRPVWIPSVASLYSQVPLRQENSYFSIGERCNANGSKKWRQLQEAGDWDGCVALGREQAAEGSNALDICTAFVGRDEMREMNAVVTRFTSSVNAPLVIDSTETPVIEAALKLHGGKPIINSINFEDGEAIATERMLLARKFGASVIALTIDEVGMAKTAEDKLRIATRLVEFACEKHGLPQSDLMIDPLTFTIGTGTEDDRKLGEWTLEGIRLIRERFPDIQIVLGLSNISFGLNPAARAVLNSVFLDHAVRAGMTAAIVHVSKIRPLHLIAAEEVKVAEDLIFDRRAEGYDPLQRMLEIFADRKAADAVKKARAETAPERLKDRIVDGDRKGLEDDLAEAMRDMPPLDIINTVLLDGMKVVGELFGSGKMQLPFVLQSAETMKAAVAWLEPYMERTEGQARGTMVLATVKGDVHDIGKNLVDIILTNNGYQVINLGIKVPVADMIAAAREHKADAIGMSGLLVKSTVIMRENLEEMQRQGLDVPVMLGGAALTRNYVEEDCTAAYGEGGRVAYARDAFDGLSLMDKVVQGEFDTYLAAIQSRRAGKATRASRTQDIEAAETRGFGPVDVAAARARREKLTAGEPVLVPPFWGPRVLEATPEAVLPFLNERSLYQFQWGFRKQGRSLDDFMVWARKELRPVLRHMLALCAEQDILHPRASYGYWKAAGEGNDLVLFGEDGTNEVARFTLPRQPRADGACIADFVRDIDDAQRDVIGLQVVTVGQDASDKAREWFEADRYKDYLYLHGLSVEMAEAMAEYTHKRIRAEMGFAAEDDRDMARLLQQGYRGSRYSFGYPACPRLEEQEPILKLLDAERIGVSLTDGFQLHPEQSTSALVILNPHAKYFSI; this is translated from the coding sequence ATGACCACTCGTCCCCATCTTCTCGATGCCCTTCGCGATCAGGTCCTGCTGTGTGACGGCGGCATGGGTTCGCGCGTGCAGCTTCTGGACCTGGAGGTCGAGCGCGATTACTGGGGGCAGGAAAACTGCACCGAAATCCTGAACCTCTCGCGCCCCGAACTGGTACGTGAAATCCACCGCGGGTATTTCGAGGCCGGGGCCGACATGGTGGAAACCAACAGCTTTGGCGGCTCGCCCATAACGCTTGCCGAATTCGGGCTGGCCGATCGCGCGCGGGAAATCAACCGCACCGCAGGCCATCTGGCGCGCGAGGCTGCCGAGACCTTTGCCGATGGCCGCCACCGCTATGTTGTCGGCTCCATCGGGCCGGGGACCAAGCTGCCCTCGCTGGGCAACATTGATTACGACACGCTCGAGGCGGGCCTGGCCGAACAGTGCCGGGGCCTGATCGAAGGGGGCGTGGACTGCTTCCTGATCGAGACGTGCCAGGACACGCTGCAGATCAAGGCCGCCGTCAATGGCGCCAAGATCGCCCGCGCCGAGATGGGCGTGGACACCCCCATTTTCGTGCAGGTCACGGTCGAGACGACGGGCACGCTGCTGGTCGGCCCCGACATTGCCGCCGCAGCCACCGTCATCAACGCGCTGGACGTGCCGCTGATGGGCCTGAACTGCGCCACCGGCCCGCAGGAAATGGCCGAGCATGTGCGCTGGCTGTCCGAAAACTGGCCCGGCCTGCTCTCGGTCCAGCCCAATGCCGGCCTGCCCGAACTGGTCAATGGCACCACGCATTACCCGCTGACGCCCGCCGAGATGGCAAGCTGGGTCGAGCGTTTCATTACCGAGGACGGTCTGAACCTGATCGGCGGGTGCTGCGGCACCTCCACGCCGCATACGCAGGCGCTCGACCAGATGCTGCGGAAGCGCGCCGAGGGCACGGGCCGCATCCGCCCCGCCCCCGTGCCGCGCAGACCGGTATGGATCCCGTCCGTCGCCAGCCTGTATTCACAGGTGCCGCTGCGGCAGGAGAACAGCTATTTCTCGATTGGTGAGCGCTGCAACGCCAACGGGTCGAAAAAATGGCGGCAGCTGCAGGAAGCCGGCGACTGGGATGGCTGCGTGGCGCTGGGCCGCGAGCAGGCGGCTGAAGGATCGAACGCGCTCGATATCTGCACGGCCTTCGTCGGTCGTGACGAAATGCGCGAAATGAACGCGGTCGTGACCCGCTTCACATCCTCGGTCAACGCGCCGCTGGTCATCGATTCCACCGAAACCCCGGTGATCGAGGCGGCGCTGAAGCTGCATGGCGGCAAGCCGATCATCAACTCCATCAACTTCGAGGACGGGGAGGCCATCGCCACCGAGCGCATGCTGCTGGCGCGCAAGTTCGGCGCTTCCGTCATTGCGCTGACCATTGATGAAGTCGGCATGGCCAAGACGGCGGAAGACAAGCTGCGCATCGCGACAAGGCTGGTCGAATTCGCATGTGAAAAGCACGGCCTGCCGCAGTCCGACCTGATGATCGATCCGCTGACCTTCACCATCGGCACCGGCACGGAAGATGACCGCAAGCTGGGGGAATGGACGCTGGAGGGCATCCGCCTGATCCGCGAGCGCTTCCCCGATATCCAGATTGTGCTGGGGCTGTCCAACATCTCGTTCGGGCTGAACCCGGCGGCGCGCGCGGTGCTGAACTCGGTCTTCCTTGACCACGCGGTGCGCGCGGGCATGACGGCGGCGATCGTGCATGTGTCCAAGATCCGCCCGCTGCACCTGATCGCGGCCGAGGAAGTGAAGGTGGCCGAGGACCTGATCTTCGACCGCCGCGCCGAGGGCTATGACCCGCTGCAGCGCATGCTGGAAATCTTTGCCGACCGCAAGGCCGCCGACGCGGTAAAGAAGGCGCGGGCCGAGACCGCCCCCGAACGCCTGAAGGACCGTATTGTCGATGGCGACCGCAAGGGGCTGGAAGACGACCTTGCCGAAGCCATGCGCGACATGCCCCCGCTGGACATCATCAACACCGTGCTGCTCGATGGCATGAAGGTGGTGGGGGAACTGTTCGGTTCGGGCAAGATGCAGCTGCCCTTCGTGCTCCAGTCCGCCGAGACGATGAAGGCCGCCGTGGCGTGGCTCGAACCCTACATGGAACGCACCGAAGGACAGGCCCGTGGCACCATGGTGCTGGCCACCGTGAAGGGCGACGTGCATGACATCGGCAAGAACCTGGTCGATATCATCCTGACCAATAACGGCTATCAGGTCATCAACCTTGGCATCAAGGTGCCGGTGGCGGACATGATCGCGGCCGCGCGCGAGCATAAGGCGGATGCCATCGGCATGTCGGGCCTGCTGGTCAAGTCCACCGTCATCATGCGCGAAAACCTTGAGGAAATGCAGCGGCAGGGCCTTGATGTGCCGGTCATGCTGGGTGGCGCCGCGCTGACCCGCAACTATGTGGAGGAGGACTGCACCGCGGCCTATGGCGAAGGCGGGCGGGTGGCCTATGCGCGTGACGCGTTCGATGGCCTGTCGCTGATGGACAAGGTGGTGCAGGGTGAATTCGACACCTACCTTGCCGCCATCCAGTCGCGCCGTGCGGGCAAGGCCACGCGCGCCAGCCGCACGCAGGATATCGAAGCCGCCGAAACCCGTGGCTTCGGCCCGGTTGACGTGGCCGCCGCCCGTGCGCGGCGTGAAAAGCTGACAGCGGGCGAGCCCGTGCTGGTCCCGCCCTTCTGGGGTCCGCGCGTGCTGGAGGCGACGCCGGAGGCGGTGCTGCCGTTCCTCAATGAACGTTCGCTGTACCAGTTCCAGTGGGGCTTCCGCAAGCAGGGCCGCTCGCTGGATGATTTCATGGTCTGGGCACGCAAGGAACTGCGTCCGGTACTGCGCCACATGCTGGCGCTGTGCGCGGAACAGGACATCCTGCACCCCCGCGCCAGCTACGGCTACTGGAAGGCGGCGGGCGAAGGCAATGACCTGGTGCTGTTTGGCGAGGACGGCACGAACGAGGTCGCCCGCTTCACCCTGCCCCGCCAGCCCCGCGCCGACGGGGCCTGCATTGCCGACTTCGTGCGCGACATCGATGATGCACAGCGTGACGTGATCGGCCTGCAGGTGGTCACCGTCGGGCAGGATGCATCGGACAAGGCGCGCGAATGGTTCGAGGCCGACCGCTACAAGGACTACCTCTACCTGCATGGCCTGTCGGTGGAGATGGCGGAAGCCATGGCGGAATACACCCACAAGCGCATCCGCGCCGAGATGGGCTTCGCCGCCGAAGACGACCGCGACATGGCCAGACTGCTCCAGCAGGGCTATCGCGGCTCGCGCTATTCCTTCGGCTACCCCGCCTGCCCCCGGCTGGAGGAGCAGGAACCGATCCTGAAGCTGCTGGACGCGGAAAGGATTGGCGTCTCGCTGACCGACGGATTCCAGCTGCACCCCGAGCAGTCGACTTCCGCGCTGGTCATCCTCAACCCGCACGCCAAGTATTTCTCGATCTGA
- a CDS encoding phosphoribosyl-ATP pyrophosphatase — protein sequence MSRSPPTPAEAADALTATTALDPLRSRLVARAPGVEPGNDHHAAGRAFTCAAEECVMDLIAQDHEGLVAHSADVLAELLRIWAEQGIDAEDVWTELDRRTRMGNLLLSLNMTRRRAAPATARKRSWKIRTTKLP from the coding sequence ATGTCCCGCTCCCCCCCCACGCCGGCAGAAGCGGCCGATGCGCTGACTGCCACCACAGCCCTTGACCCGCTCCGGTCGCGGCTGGTGGCGCGTGCGCCCGGGGTGGAACCGGGTAATGATCACCACGCCGCCGGGCGGGCCTTTACCTGTGCGGCGGAAGAGTGCGTAATGGACCTGATTGCACAGGACCATGAAGGACTGGTGGCACACAGCGCCGACGTGCTGGCCGAACTGCTGCGGATCTGGGCCGAACAGGGCATTGATGCCGAAGATGTCTGGACCGAGCTTGACCGCCGTACCCGCATGGGCAACCTGCTGCTGAGCCTGAACATGACGCGCCGCCGCGCAGCCCCTGCCACGGCACGCAAGCGGTCATGGAAAATCCGCACCACCAAGCTGCCCTGA
- a CDS encoding HlyD family type I secretion periplasmic adaptor subunit gives MNGRDLVPPTPADDDGEGARGILSVLPPPEADMPTDLPPALLAFYSPSAALVGLPPSDAARYVIWLVAALAGMGLAVMTFFPLDRVVSVNGRLTPFDDTMVLQPLETSIIRSIDVHEGDTVHKGQVLARLDPTMTDADVTNLRRQVMAYRAEVARRTAEAAGRSYAADMNDPASVQEAAAYLRRQAEYNAQMSNYDRQVAGLESELQGYEASAAMYAARARVARDVQDMRVRLQHEQVGSRLSTLAAQDTLMEVTRSQVSARHAADSTRARLDAMKAQRDGYASNWHATVYQDLALAQHRLAEADGSYSKAMLHHELIIMRADRDAIVLSIAHLSAGSVIQAASPLLTLVPADSHLDMEATLRGVDAGYVRAGDHALLKFAAFPYTQYGGAEATVRFISPDSFTDAGGRPGGGAQQGGDAGDSINAYYRVRLSIDRYSLHGVPAFFHPQPGMPVEADIHVGRRTMMQYLLNRLIPAVTNGMREP, from the coding sequence ATGAACGGGCGTGACCTTGTCCCGCCCACCCCGGCGGATGATGACGGGGAAGGCGCGCGTGGCATCCTGTCGGTGCTGCCGCCGCCGGAGGCGGACATGCCAACCGACCTGCCGCCCGCGCTGCTGGCGTTCTATTCCCCCAGTGCCGCCCTGGTCGGCCTGCCGCCATCCGATGCGGCACGCTATGTGATCTGGCTGGTCGCGGCGCTTGCGGGCATGGGGCTTGCGGTCATGACGTTCTTCCCGCTTGACCGGGTGGTGAGCGTGAATGGCAGGCTCACGCCCTTTGATGACACGATGGTCCTCCAGCCGCTGGAGACCTCGATCATCCGCTCGATCGACGTGCATGAGGGCGATACCGTGCATAAGGGCCAGGTGCTGGCCCGGCTGGACCCGACCATGACGGATGCGGACGTGACCAACCTGCGCCGGCAGGTCATGGCCTACCGTGCCGAGGTCGCCCGCCGTACGGCGGAAGCGGCGGGCCGGTCCTACGCCGCCGACATGAATGACCCCGCTTCCGTGCAGGAAGCGGCGGCCTACCTGCGCCGGCAGGCGGAATACAATGCCCAGATGTCCAATTACGACCGGCAGGTGGCCGGGCTGGAAAGTGAACTGCAGGGCTATGAGGCCAGCGCCGCCATGTATGCCGCCCGTGCCCGCGTGGCGCGCGACGTGCAGGACATGCGCGTACGCCTGCAGCATGAGCAGGTAGGCAGCCGCCTGTCCACGCTGGCCGCGCAGGACACGCTCATGGAGGTCACGCGCTCGCAGGTTTCCGCCCGCCATGCGGCCGACAGCACCCGTGCCCGGCTGGACGCCATGAAGGCCCAGCGCGATGGCTACGCCAGCAACTGGCATGCCACGGTTTACCAGGATCTTGCGCTGGCCCAGCACCGGCTGGCCGAGGCCGACGGCAGCTACAGCAAGGCCATGCTGCATCATGAACTGATCATCATGCGCGCCGACCGTGACGCCATCGTGCTGAGCATCGCCCACCTGTCCGCCGGTTCGGTCATCCAGGCCGCAAGCCCGCTGCTGACCCTGGTGCCGGCAGACAGCCATCTGGATATGGAGGCCACGCTGCGCGGGGTGGATGCGGGCTACGTGCGGGCGGGGGACCATGCCCTGCTCAAATTCGCGGCCTTTCCCTACACCCAGTACGGCGGGGCGGAGGCCACGGTGCGCTTCATCAGCCCCGATTCATTTACCGATGCGGGCGGCAGGCCGGGGGGCGGTGCCCAGCAGGGTGGTGACGCGGGGGATTCGATAAACGCGTATTACCGTGTGCGCCTGTCGATCGACCGTTACAGCCTGCATGGGGTGCCCGCCTTTTTCCATCCCCAGCCCGGCATGCCGGTGGAGGCCGACATTCATGTCGGGCGGCGGACCATGATGCAGTACCTGCTCAACCGCCTGATCCCCGCCGTGACCAACGGCATGCGTGAACCCTGA
- a CDS encoding peptidase domain-containing ABC transporter, with translation MGHPDQSADPADSGPHAGRPAPELIRLQAVLRAARFHGIDLDIRDFAGEPGETTPTIPALARWVEESGGTTQGMRLQWRELVRLRDVPPVALMFADGSAGLMVGADDTNGVIWLVDPFASPDIPPVAVDELRLDAVWTGDVLLVRGRHDQGRTEERIDFAWLRQLVLGERVLLRDVIIASMVMSVLAIFPPLIVMQVIDRVVNFHSMSTLVSLTGLVAVMAFYEILLSYARREITLVLTTRLDTRISLAIFDRLLALPLEFFEREQAGNVIGRVSAIYKVRQFMTGRLLGTFLDLFTLLVVLPFLFWLSGVLAWLTVVAAALIGLVILLAMPAMGRLMGRQVRAEMARGAALYETVAGIRTVKTLALEPVRREIWDGKTADVVTASLDSGRMGNWVATAVMPLDLFINRGIILIGAYLAITSTSSGMEAGALMAFMMLGNRVAAPLVSMARLIDDLNEVRTALAEAGSVLNRPTETRALTTGLRPPIHGALSFSDVGFTYPGASTPALSDVTFSIPAGTMLGLVGRSGSGKSTITRLLQGVSRSYTGQLRLDGIDLREINLTYLRRSCGVVLQDNFLFRGTIRDNIIAGRPGLTLEDVVRAARMAGAEEFIERMPAGYDTWIEEGSTNISGGQRQRLAIARAVISDPKLMILDEATSALDPESEAVVNANLRHLAQGRTMVIVSHRLASLVACHRICVMDQGRVADIGTHDELLARCAIYRTLWRQQNRHMEEDDGIPPPDQAREDAA, from the coding sequence GTGGGCCATCCAGACCAATCAGCGGACCCGGCGGACAGCGGGCCGCACGCGGGTCGCCCCGCACCGGAACTGATCCGCCTGCAGGCGGTGCTGCGCGCGGCCCGTTTTCATGGCATCGACCTTGATATCCGTGATTTTGCCGGTGAACCGGGTGAGACCACGCCCACCATTCCCGCCCTTGCGCGCTGGGTGGAGGAAAGCGGTGGCACCACGCAGGGCATGCGCCTGCAATGGCGCGAACTCGTCCGCCTGCGTGACGTGCCGCCGGTGGCGCTGATGTTCGCCGATGGCTCGGCGGGGCTGATGGTGGGGGCGGATGACACCAATGGCGTGATCTGGCTGGTTGACCCCTTCGCCAGCCCCGACATCCCGCCCGTGGCGGTGGATGAACTGCGCCTGGACGCCGTCTGGACGGGCGATGTGCTGCTGGTGCGCGGCCGGCATGACCAGGGCCGGACGGAAGAGCGCATCGACTTTGCCTGGCTGCGGCAGCTGGTGCTGGGGGAACGGGTGCTGCTGCGCGACGTGATCATCGCGTCCATGGTCATGAGCGTGCTGGCCATCTTCCCGCCGCTTATTGTCATGCAGGTGATCGACCGGGTGGTGAATTTCCATTCCATGTCCACCCTTGTTTCCCTGACCGGGCTGGTGGCGGTCATGGCGTTTTACGAGATCCTGCTCAGCTATGCCCGGCGCGAGATCACGCTGGTGCTGACCACGCGGCTGGATACGCGCATCTCGCTTGCCATCTTCGACCGCCTGCTGGCCCTGCCGCTGGAATTCTTCGAGCGCGAGCAGGCAGGCAACGTGATCGGGCGCGTCAGCGCCATCTACAAGGTGCGGCAGTTCATGACCGGGCGGCTGCTCGGCACGTTTCTTGACCTGTTCACCCTGCTTGTGGTGCTGCCCTTCCTGTTCTGGCTCAGCGGGGTGCTGGCGTGGCTGACGGTGGTGGCGGCGGCCCTGATCGGGCTGGTGATCCTGCTGGCCATGCCTGCCATGGGCCGGCTCATGGGCCGGCAGGTCCGCGCCGAGATGGCGCGTGGCGCTGCACTGTATGAAACGGTGGCCGGCATCCGCACGGTCAAGACGCTGGCGCTGGAGCCGGTGCGCCGTGAGATATGGGACGGGAAAACCGCCGATGTCGTGACCGCGTCGCTGGATTCGGGGCGGATGGGCAACTGGGTGGCCACCGCCGTCATGCCGCTGGACCTGTTCATCAATCGCGGCATCATCCTGATCGGGGCGTATCTGGCCATTACCTCCACCTCCTCGGGCATGGAGGCGGGGGCGCTCATGGCGTTCATGATGCTGGGCAACCGTGTCGCGGCCCCGCTGGTCAGCATGGCCCGGCTGATCGACGATCTCAACGAAGTGCGTACCGCGCTGGCCGAAGCAGGCTCCGTGCTCAACCGCCCGACCGAAACGCGCGCGCTGACCACCGGCCTGCGTCCGCCCATCCATGGCGCGCTGTCGTTTTCGGATGTGGGCTTCACCTATCCCGGCGCGTCCACGCCCGCCCTGTCGGATGTCACCTTCAGTATCCCCGCCGGCACCATGCTGGGGCTGGTCGGGCGCAGCGGGTCGGGCAAGTCCACCATCACCCGGCTGCTGCAGGGGGTCAGCCGCAGCTATACCGGCCAGCTGCGGCTGGACGGGATCGACCTGCGCGAAATCAACCTGACCTACCTGCGCCGCTCCTGCGGGGTGGTGCTTCAGGACAACTTCCTGTTCCGGGGCACCATCCGCGACAACATCATTGCCGGTCGCCCCGGCCTGACGCTGGAGGACGTGGTGCGCGCGGCCCGCATGGCGGGCGCGGAGGAGTTCATCGAACGCATGCCCGCGGGCTACGATACCTGGATCGAGGAAGGCTCCACCAACATCTCCGGCGGCCAGCGCCAGCGTCTTGCCATTGCGCGCGCGGTGATTTCCGACCCGAAGCTCATGATCCTTGATGAAGCGACCTCCGCCCTCGACCCGGAAAGCGAGGCCGTGGTCAACGCCAACCTGCGCCATCTGGCGCAGGGGCGCACGATGGTCATTGTTTCGCACCGGCTGGCCTCGCTGGTGGCGTGCCACAGGATATGCGTGATGGATCAGGGGCGGGTGGCCGATATCGGCACGCATGACGAACTGCTGGCGCGCTGCGCCATCTACCGCACGCTGTGGCGGCAGCAGAACCGGCATATGGAGGAAGATGACGGCATCCCGCCCCCGGATCAGGCGCGGGAGGACGCGGCATGA
- a CDS encoding tetratricopeptide repeat protein, with product MRKLLSGLLDGMTPAGRFRRACRLLEHEGRSAQGFARLGDLARQGMVAAQYQVARAYLDGSGVPRSPVEGVHWMHRAASADHAEACFSLALMLLVDPPERRGADGLLPTAWPDGIGQWPDPVAATGWAGRAARAGLPDAQALYGYLLATGPDTVRDPEAARLWSARAAQSGCPQGDLALAVTHLSAPDQDPGSDPDAVAALLRAAEGGLPTAQYMLGLLNERGWGMPVDSAQAEQWYARAAAGGVRPAQARYGVMLLRGRGRDGTRAVMAAETWLRRAALAGDREAAALLGDLHARGEAALPGDHEAVTWYRMAAEQDHAVACRMLAMLHVQGRGVAADPALARHWLERAATLGDAAAMTDLAATLLHHGQAPHAGPVPDSTVIDFRPMAEAGDPVAAFNLAVSLHAGVGCTADRAQAAVWMERAARAGVVNAEYWYGRMLLNGDGVADDPVQARHWLERAADHGLPEACIAAAQVRLEGFGGPRDHAGALAFYHRAASAGRGEAMFSLGAMYGGGHDIAPDPALALHWFTQGAQAGNALSQLMLGRYLARGLAGPADPARARHWFMQAAGQGLAAARNELDQMARTDGNATA from the coding sequence ATGCGCAAGCTTCTGTCCGGCCTGCTGGATGGCATGACGCCTGCCGGCCGCTTCCGCCGCGCCTGCCGCCTGCTGGAGCATGAAGGCCGCTCGGCACAGGGCTTTGCCCGTCTTGGTGACCTGGCCCGGCAGGGCATGGTGGCGGCGCAGTATCAGGTGGCGCGTGCCTATCTGGATGGCAGTGGCGTACCCCGCAGCCCCGTCGAGGGCGTGCACTGGATGCACCGCGCCGCCAGCGCGGACCATGCGGAAGCGTGCTTCTCCCTCGCCCTCATGCTGCTGGTCGACCCGCCGGAGCGCAGGGGGGCCGATGGACTGCTGCCCACTGCGTGGCCCGACGGAATAGGGCAGTGGCCCGATCCGGTCGCCGCAACCGGCTGGGCCGGGCGCGCGGCACGGGCCGGACTGCCGGACGCGCAGGCCCTGTATGGCTACCTTCTGGCCACCGGGCCGGACACCGTGCGCGACCCGGAGGCCGCCAGGCTGTGGTCCGCGCGTGCGGCGCAGTCCGGCTGCCCGCAGGGTGATCTGGCGCTGGCGGTAACCCACCTGTCCGCGCCTGACCAGGATCCGGGCAGCGACCCCGATGCCGTGGCCGCCCTGCTGCGCGCGGCAGAAGGCGGCCTGCCCACCGCGCAGTACATGCTGGGGCTGCTGAACGAGCGTGGCTGGGGCATGCCCGTGGACAGCGCGCAGGCCGAACAATGGTACGCGCGCGCGGCTGCCGGCGGCGTACGCCCGGCACAGGCCCGTTATGGCGTCATGCTGCTGCGTGGCAGGGGGAGGGATGGCACGCGCGCTGTCATGGCGGCGGAGACATGGCTGCGCCGTGCCGCCCTTGCGGGGGACCGGGAGGCAGCGGCCCTGCTGGGTGACCTGCATGCACGCGGTGAAGCGGCCCTGCCCGGTGACCATGAGGCCGTGACCTGGTACCGCATGGCGGCGGAGCAGGATCATGCGGTCGCGTGCCGCATGCTGGCCATGCTGCATGTACAGGGGCGCGGTGTCGCCGCCGATCCCGCCCTGGCGCGTCACTGGCTGGAACGGGCGGCGACACTGGGTGATGCGGCGGCCATGACCGACCTTGCAGCCACCCTGCTGCATCATGGGCAAGCGCCCCATGCCGGTCCTGTGCCGGACAGTACCGTCATTGATTTCCGCCCCATGGCGGAGGCGGGCGATCCGGTCGCGGCCTTCAATCTGGCCGTCAGCCTGCATGCGGGCGTGGGCTGCACCGCCGACCGGGCGCAGGCGGCGGTCTGGATGGAGCGCGCGGCCCGCGCGGGCGTGGTCAATGCCGAATACTGGTACGGGCGCATGCTGCTCAATGGTGATGGCGTGGCGGATGACCCCGTACAGGCGCGCCACTGGCTGGAACGCGCCGCCGACCATGGCCTGCCCGAAGCGTGCATCGCGGCGGCCCAGGTACGGCTGGAGGGTTTTGGCGGCCCGCGTGACCATGCGGGCGCGCTGGCCTTCTATCATCGCGCCGCAAGTGCGGGCCGGGGGGAGGCCATGTTCTCCCTTGGGGCGATGTATGGCGGTGGCCACGATATCGCGCCCGATCCCGCGCTGGCGCTGCACTGGTTCACGCAGGGGGCGCAGGCGGGCAATGCGCTGTCGCAGCTCATGCTGGGGCGTTATCTTGCGCGCGGTCTGGCAGGTCCTGCGGACCCGGCACGGGCCCGGCACTGGTTCATGCAGGCCGCGGGGCAGGGGCTGGCGGCGGCGCGCAACGAACTGGACCAGATGGCGCGGACGGACGGCAATGCCACGGCCTGA